One genomic window of Leopardus geoffroyi isolate Oge1 chromosome C3, O.geoffroyi_Oge1_pat1.0, whole genome shotgun sequence includes the following:
- the RGS16 gene encoding regulator of G-protein signaling 16 isoform X1, with the protein MCRTLAAFPTTCLERAKEFKTRLGIFLHKSELGSDTGSVGKFEWSSKHGKEGRNFSEDVLGWKESFDLLLSSKNGVAAFHAFLKTEFSEENLEFWLACEEFKKLRSATKLASRAHKIFDEFIRSEAPKEVNIDHETRELTRTNVQAATAACFDVAQGKTRTLMEKDSYPRFLKSPAYRDLAAQAAAALASPSSCGPVEPSHT; encoded by the exons ATGTGCCGGACCCTGGCCGCCTTCCCCACCACCTGCCTGGAGAG AGCCAAAGAGTTCAAGACACGGCTGGGGATCTTTCTTCACAAATCAGAGCTGGGCTCTGATACTGGCAGTGTTGGCAAGTTCGAGTGGAGTAGCAAACACGGCAAAGAGGG cagAAACTTCTCAGAAGATGTGCTGGGGTGGAAAGAGTCATTTGACTTGCTACTGAGCAGTAAAA ATGGAGTAGCCGCCTTCCATGCTTTCCTGAAGACGGAGTTCAGTGAGGAGAACCTGGAGTTCTGGCTGGCCTGTGAGGAGTTTAAAAAGCTCCGGTCAGCTACCAAGCTGGCCTCCCGGGCTCACAAGATCTTTGATGAATTCATCCGCAGTGAAGCCCCAAAAGAG GTGAACATAGACCACGAGACCAGGGAGCTGACCAGGACGAATGTGCAGGCTGCCACAGCCGCTTGCTTTGACGTGGCTCAGGGGAAGACCCGCACCCTGATGGAGAAGGACTCGTATCCGCGCTTCCTGAAGTCACCTGCTTACCGGGATCTGGCCGCCCAAGCCGCAGCCGCCTTGGCCTCTCCGTCCAGCTGCGGCCCGGTGGAGCCCTCACACACCTGA
- the RGS16 gene encoding regulator of G-protein signaling 16 isoform X2, giving the protein MCRTLAAFPTTCLERAKEFKTRLGIFLHKSELGSDTGSVGKFEWSSKHGKEGNFSEDVLGWKESFDLLLSSKNGVAAFHAFLKTEFSEENLEFWLACEEFKKLRSATKLASRAHKIFDEFIRSEAPKEVNIDHETRELTRTNVQAATAACFDVAQGKTRTLMEKDSYPRFLKSPAYRDLAAQAAAALASPSSCGPVEPSHT; this is encoded by the exons ATGTGCCGGACCCTGGCCGCCTTCCCCACCACCTGCCTGGAGAG AGCCAAAGAGTTCAAGACACGGCTGGGGATCTTTCTTCACAAATCAGAGCTGGGCTCTGATACTGGCAGTGTTGGCAAGTTCGAGTGGAGTAGCAAACACGGCAAAGAGGG AAACTTCTCAGAAGATGTGCTGGGGTGGAAAGAGTCATTTGACTTGCTACTGAGCAGTAAAA ATGGAGTAGCCGCCTTCCATGCTTTCCTGAAGACGGAGTTCAGTGAGGAGAACCTGGAGTTCTGGCTGGCCTGTGAGGAGTTTAAAAAGCTCCGGTCAGCTACCAAGCTGGCCTCCCGGGCTCACAAGATCTTTGATGAATTCATCCGCAGTGAAGCCCCAAAAGAG GTGAACATAGACCACGAGACCAGGGAGCTGACCAGGACGAATGTGCAGGCTGCCACAGCCGCTTGCTTTGACGTGGCTCAGGGGAAGACCCGCACCCTGATGGAGAAGGACTCGTATCCGCGCTTCCTGAAGTCACCTGCTTACCGGGATCTGGCCGCCCAAGCCGCAGCCGCCTTGGCCTCTCCGTCCAGCTGCGGCCCGGTGGAGCCCTCACACACCTGA